A section of the Ornithodoros turicata isolate Travis unplaced genomic scaffold, ASM3712646v1 Chromosome33, whole genome shotgun sequence genome encodes:
- the LOC135373852 gene encoding uncharacterized protein LOC135373852: MFYDGSPKWSEYLPLVPLGIRSQTSSMGLPSPSWQVLRPQPLDNLQLTATDYIGRLRDHFSRVRPSAPRVPSTHRAFVSPHLRSASEVFLRTDALRGSLRPPYSGPHHAIERHPKYFVIDHGGGRETVSIDRLKAASTESDTQPPFLTASGSNPTCQLHLPLKPPRRVS, encoded by the coding sequence ATGTTCTACGACGGCAGCCCAAAATGGAGCGAATATCTTCCCCTCGTGCCGTTGGGCATTCGTAGTCAGACCTCGTCTATGGGCCTCCCTTCGCCTTCCTGGCAGGTTCTTCGACCCCAGCCGCTTGACAACCTACAGTTGACAGCAACAGACTACATTGGGCGCCTTCGCGACCATTTCTCCCGCGTTCGACCCAGTGCCCCTCGAGTTCCTAGTACCCATCGGGCCTTCGTTTCACCCCACCTCCGATCAGCGTCTGAAGTTTTTCTACGGACTGACGCCCTACGGGGGTCTCTACGGCCCCCCTACTCTGGACCACACCACGCGATCGAACGCCATCCCAAATACTTTGTCATCGACCACGGTGGTGGTCGGGAAACGGTGTCTATCGATCGGTTGAAAGCTGCTTCCACCGAATCAGACACTCAGCCGCCCTTCCTTACAGCTTCCGGCTCCAACCCCACCTGCCAGCTACACCTACCTCTCAAACCCCCCAGGCGGGTATCCTGA
- the LOC135373853 gene encoding uncharacterized protein LOC135373853, producing the protein MPMAEKLHRGFLTAIKKPHSTRQGLLFYVKNRSGSQNFLVDTGAEVSALPASNQDRRRTPIMYLTAVNGSRIAVYYRSSLPLDFGLRRIFHCVFLVADTTRCMLGSDFLAHNILVDVARCMLLDNLTGLFVKSVSKCIPTAGVTEPRPQDTTSEELLPEFPSLTAPCDWTKPVKHPVLHRIPTRGQPVFAKARCLSPEKLAIARQEFVHMLALGTVRLSSSTWSAPPPPKKILENIAP; encoded by the coding sequence ATGCCGATGGCAGAGAAACTTCACCGGGGATTCCTAACGGCGATCAAGAAGCCCCACTCAACGCGGCAAGGTCTCCTCTTCTATGTAAAAAATCGGTCCGGAAGTCAGAATTTCCTTGTCGATACTGGCGCTGAAGTTAGTGCTCTCCCAGCATCTAACCAAGATCGACGACGTACACCTATCATGTACTTGACCGCAGTAAACGGTTCCCGTATTGCAGTGTACTACCGCAGCTCCTTGCCTCTGGATTTTGGGCTACGTCGCATCTTCCATTGTGTATTTCTGGTAGCTGACACTACGCGCTGCATGTTAGGAAGCGACTTTCTAGCGCACAATATTTTGGTCGATGTTGCTAGGTGTATGCTGCTTGACAACCTTACAGGCCTCTTTGTGAAGAGCGTTTCGAAGTGCATACCAACAGCTGGTGTTACTGAGCCCCGCCCCCAAGACACCACCTCTGAGGAGCTCTTACCCGAGTTTCCATCCTTGACTGCCCCCTGCGACTGGACGAAACCCGTCAAGCACCCTGTCCTGCACCGCATACCCACGCGGGGTCAGCCGGTCTTTGCCAAAGCACGTTGTCTGAGTCCCGAGAAGCTGGCGATTGCGCGGCAGGAATTCGTCCATATGCTCGCTCTCGGTACCGTCAGACTGTCTTCCAGCACTTGGTCTGCACCtcctccccccaaaaaaataCTGGAGAATATCGCGCCTTAA